Proteins from a genomic interval of Choristoneura fumiferana chromosome 12, NRCan_CFum_1, whole genome shotgun sequence:
- the LOC141433454 gene encoding uncharacterized protein translates to MISKIVILAVALAAVCAQEHHGHKNEHGHAFSSQSFVLHQVHHDHHEQHAAPAHHASEHHSAPVHHEAQAHHSAPSHHEHVISVHHPQHSEHHSSHEQHSAPAYHHEAPAYHHEAPAYHHEAPAYHHEAPAYHHEAPAYHHEAPAHHEHVVSVHHAAPEHHSAPAHHEQVVSVHHAAPAHHSTPAHGDQHHKEEHHEYYGHPKYEFAYKVEDPHTGDRKSQHESRDGDVVKGVYSLHEADGSVRTVEYNSDKHSGFNAYVKHSEPIKHIQPEHHHHH, encoded by the exons ATGATCTCCAAA ATCGTCATCCTTGCTGTGGCGCTAGCGGCGGTATGTGCCCAGGAACACCACGGAcataaaaatgaacatggacacgCCTTCTCCTCTCAGTCCTTCGTGCTGCACCAAGTGCACCACGATCACCACGAGCAACACGCCGCTCCTGCTCACCACGCCTCTGAGCACCACTCCGCTCCCGTCCACCACGAAGCTCAAGCCCACCACTCTGCTCCCTCTCACCACGAGCATGTGATTTCCGTGCACCATCCCCAACACTCTGAACATCATTCATCCCACGAGCAACACTCTGCTCCCGCTTACCACCACGAGGCTCCCGCTTACCACCATGAGGCTCCCGCTTACCACCACGAGGCTCCCGCTTACCACCACGAGGCTCCCGCTTACCATCACGAGGCTCCTGCTTACCATCACGAAGCTCCCGCTCACCACGAACACGTTGTGTCTGTGCACCATGCCGCTCCTGAACACCACTCAGCTCCTGCTCACCACGAACAAGTTGTGTCTGTTCATCACGCCGCTCCGGCTCACCACTCCACTCCCGCTCATGGAGACCAACACCACAAAGAGGAGCACCACGAATACTAT gGTCACCCCAAATACGAGTTCGCGTACAAAGTGGAGGACCCTCACACCGGCGACCGCAAATCTCAGCACGAGTCCCGCGACGGTGATGTCGTGAAGGGAGTCTACAGTCTGCACGAGGCTGACGGCTCCGTCCGTACCGTCGAATACAACTCCGACAAGCACAGCGG tttcaaCGCATACGTGAAACACTCTGAACCCATCAAGCACATCCAGCccgaacatcatcatcatcattaa